A section of the Coriobacteriia bacterium genome encodes:
- a CDS encoding cysteine--tRNA ligase yields the protein MRVYNTLSRTKEEFVPRVAGTVTMYVCGPTVYNHIHIGNARTFLSFDVIRRYLEYKGFDVRFVQNVTDVDDKIINRANEEGRTAAEVAEEYTGAFISAMRALGISDPTVRPKATETIPEMISLIERLIESGNAYDSGGDVYFSVRSFPGYGKLSGRDVDEMENQARIDRDDRKRDPLDFALWKSAKPGEPHWTSPWGEGRPGWHIECSAMSEMELGLPFDIHGGGSDLVFPHHENEIAQSEAATGVPFANYWLHGGMLQINSEKMSKSLGNFKLAKDVLEAYSVPIIRLLMLQTHYRSQLDFSDTRLDETGHAYERLANLVRNLRWARDLAACGLGCPGDALEDLKASITAANDKFEAEMDDDFNTAGALAAVFELARAANHFLAEYQMDLCEPDRLVLCEAEDTVVSHLRVLGIEIEDDQTCCFPLEVVDLAVEVAGYKGDNPDIAVDVLLAARSAARAEKDWGRADAVRDGLSALGFAIEDTPQGARVIFKPQS from the coding sequence ACAACCACATCCACATAGGCAACGCCCGCACGTTCCTCTCGTTCGACGTCATCCGCCGCTATCTCGAGTACAAGGGCTTCGACGTCCGGTTCGTGCAGAACGTCACCGACGTTGACGACAAGATCATCAACCGGGCCAACGAGGAGGGTCGGACCGCCGCCGAGGTCGCCGAGGAGTACACCGGGGCGTTCATCTCGGCGATGCGCGCGCTCGGCATCAGCGATCCGACCGTTCGCCCGAAGGCCACGGAGACCATTCCCGAGATGATCTCGCTCATCGAGCGCCTCATCGAGTCGGGCAACGCGTATGACTCGGGCGGCGACGTCTACTTCAGCGTCCGCAGCTTCCCGGGCTACGGCAAGCTCTCCGGGCGAGACGTCGACGAGATGGAGAACCAGGCGCGCATCGATCGCGATGACCGCAAGCGCGATCCGCTCGACTTCGCGTTGTGGAAGTCAGCCAAGCCCGGCGAGCCGCACTGGACAAGCCCGTGGGGCGAGGGCCGCCCAGGCTGGCACATCGAGTGCTCTGCGATGTCGGAGATGGAGCTTGGGCTCCCGTTCGACATCCACGGCGGTGGCAGCGACCTCGTCTTCCCGCATCACGAGAACGAGATCGCGCAGTCCGAGGCCGCGACCGGTGTTCCATTCGCGAACTACTGGCTGCACGGCGGCATGCTGCAGATCAACTCGGAGAAGATGAGCAAGTCGCTCGGCAACTTCAAGCTCGCCAAGGATGTGCTTGAGGCCTACTCCGTTCCGATCATCCGGCTGCTGATGCTGCAGACGCACTACCGCAGTCAACTCGACTTCTCAGACACGCGACTCGACGAGACCGGTCATGCCTACGAGCGCCTCGCGAACCTCGTGCGTAACCTGCGCTGGGCGCGCGACCTCGCCGCCTGCGGACTGGGTTGCCCGGGTGACGCACTCGAGGATCTCAAGGCGTCCATCACGGCGGCCAACGACAAGTTCGAAGCCGAGATGGACGACGACTTCAACACCGCCGGTGCACTCGCCGCGGTATTCGAGCTCGCACGCGCCGCGAATCACTTCCTCGCTGAGTATCAGATGGACCTGTGCGAGCCCGACCGTCTCGTGCTGTGCGAAGCCGAGGACACCGTTGTCTCGCACCTTCGCGTACTCGGCATCGAGATCGAGGATGACCAGACGTGCTGCTTCCCGCTCGAGGTCGTCGATCTCGCGGTGGAGGTGGCAGGTTACAAGGGAGACAATCCCGACATCGCGGTCGACGTTCTGCTCGCCGCGCGTTCCGCGGCGCGCGCCGAGAAGGACTGGGGGCGTGCCGATGCGGTCCGAGACGGCCTCTCGGCGCTCGGCTTCGCTATCGAGGACACGCCGCAGGGCGCCCGCGTCATCTTCAAGCCGCAGTCATGA
- a CDS encoding NYN domain-containing protein: MAEALLTRRGVTEVRVLIVDGYNVIRQTPPYSLIAEDDLDAARLSLISDVAAFAHGEFSATVVFDGHLNAGSDGRPHNIAGVTVIFSRFGMDADSVIEALSRTSREAGNDTVVVTSDAQTQWTVLGGTVARMSSAEFAGEIRAEDAEWRDHAPAGSSKGRLEDRIDPAVRGRLARWAVGKE; the protein is encoded by the coding sequence GTGGCTGAGGCGCTGCTCACTCGCAGGGGAGTGACCGAGGTGCGCGTGCTCATCGTCGATGGCTACAACGTCATTCGCCAGACGCCGCCCTATAGCCTCATCGCCGAGGACGACCTGGATGCTGCGAGGCTTTCGCTCATCTCCGATGTTGCGGCGTTCGCGCACGGAGAATTCTCGGCGACCGTCGTGTTCGACGGGCATCTCAACGCGGGTTCAGACGGGCGGCCGCACAACATCGCGGGCGTCACCGTCATCTTCTCGCGCTTCGGGATGGATGCCGATAGCGTGATCGAAGCGCTCTCGCGCACTTCGCGCGAGGCCGGTAACGACACTGTCGTCGTGACTTCGGACGCACAGACCCAATGGACCGTGCTAGGCGGCACCGTCGCCCGCATGTCCTCGGCGGAGTTCGCCGGAGAGATCCGCGCCGAGGACGCTGAGTGGCGCGATCATGCTCCTGCGGGCAGCTCCAAGGGCCGTCTCGAGGACCGTATAGACCCGGCCGTCCGAGGGCGATTGGCGCGCTGGGCCGTCGGTAAGGAATAG
- a CDS encoding acyltransferase, translated as MQRDDSIDAIRGVAIAMVVVGHAIVTAAVVSHSGPGYAEVAPGAFLPKSGTQGLVLSLVYSFQMALFAFVSGILMRGSRKRPLAEQIGRRAWSLLVPYVLWFVITWFVAVGTWPLRFEGLGDAMRQLMLGTGPGLWYLYALFISSVVVYVLERLPASKYLLAASALAACWVMAGGVRIPVYAHLGNLLWIHPFIVFGYLMAPAREWVIRHRWPLALGSFVAFVATFRLRHPYHVPKRQHMRRVAEKLGEIGLPIGVVLTHAVYYLCGAAGSIAVYALYIGRTGRLIRLQAWFGRRSLGIYAVHSALLPIFIRAHIANAPVIALVSFFSAAGLTYLLERTPILGDVLLGQRTHRRGVLVS; from the coding sequence GTGCAGCGAGATGATTCGATCGATGCGATTCGCGGCGTCGCCATTGCGATGGTCGTCGTCGGTCATGCCATCGTCACGGCCGCGGTCGTGAGTCACAGCGGACCCGGCTACGCGGAGGTCGCACCGGGAGCGTTCCTCCCGAAGAGCGGAACACAGGGTCTCGTACTGAGTCTGGTCTACTCGTTTCAGATGGCGCTATTTGCCTTCGTCAGTGGAATCCTCATGCGTGGCTCCCGAAAGCGTCCGCTCGCCGAGCAGATCGGGCGGCGCGCCTGGAGCCTGCTCGTCCCCTACGTGCTGTGGTTCGTCATCACTTGGTTCGTCGCCGTCGGAACCTGGCCGCTGCGGTTCGAGGGGCTGGGTGATGCCATGCGTCAGCTCATGCTGGGGACGGGACCGGGGTTGTGGTACCTGTACGCGCTGTTCATCAGCTCGGTCGTCGTGTACGTACTCGAGCGCCTTCCCGCATCCAAGTACCTGCTCGCGGCCAGCGCTCTCGCGGCATGCTGGGTCATGGCGGGCGGCGTGAGGATTCCCGTCTACGCCCATCTGGGCAACCTGCTGTGGATACATCCGTTCATCGTCTTTGGCTACCTCATGGCACCCGCTCGCGAGTGGGTGATCCGTCATCGCTGGCCGCTCGCGCTCGGGTCCTTCGTGGCGTTTGTCGCCACGTTTCGGCTGCGGCACCCGTACCACGTCCCGAAGCGTCAGCACATGCGTCGCGTTGCCGAGAAGCTCGGTGAGATCGGTCTGCCGATCGGCGTGGTGCTGACGCATGCCGTCTACTACCTGTGCGGAGCGGCGGGCAGCATCGCCGTCTACGCGCTCTACATCGGGCGCACCGGTCGCCTGATCAGGCTGCAGGCGTGGTTCGGGAGGCGCAGTCTGGGCATCTATGCCGTGCACAGTGCGCTCCTGCCGATCTTCATCAGGGCGCACATCGCCAATGCACCGGTGATCGCTCTCGTCTCGTTCTTCTCGGCCGCGGGGCTCACGTACCTGCTCGAGCGCACGCCGATTCTCGGCGACGTCCTCCTTGGGCAGCGAACGCACCGTCGCGGAGTGCTGGTATCATGA
- a CDS encoding adenylate/guanylate cyclase domain-containing protein gives MAQQRRKNERVLVVLRAVGMAIITAAALTAMHARPVSLPLAVAAVVGGIALASTELAVLVAVMAFSVPVIAVQPVLGFALLIILVASVRFLGAQGGRGFLILGISLLGAFIGPVWAGLALAGYLLGAGEGALVAVVACLLVEATGVGLGRTMIGATWTGGPAHAIIDFTKMPATLLSSQWVANAFTSLDAKSVSKTLDSVTKLSHPLALFLQPWAWAFGAATAGLLQDVARKKRSLMLSIVAVSAGVLVGGLGSAAVSMALGMPVIWQWVATSIASSLVLVIIFAAVWERLFPRVKVVSKAPRRMTMATEDADVDELLRLIATAEDQLATNHTSQRTVMITDMKSFSRMTEEDGSVASAKAIQRHRDLLLPVIQRYNGAGKSTGGDGLVAAFESSADALMAAADMQRTLGAHNTAHSDDREIFVRIGMAYGEVVMDKGGRPFIGTGLNLAARVMNLADGGQVFATSDVASAAANAGVTPTSFGEFELKNIAKPVEIVEILWEPDQRPHDPRVAGAPVLDDDA, from the coding sequence GTGGCCCAGCAACGACGCAAGAACGAGAGGGTCTTGGTGGTGCTGCGTGCGGTTGGGATGGCGATCATCACCGCCGCCGCGCTCACGGCCATGCACGCGCGGCCGGTCTCACTCCCGCTCGCCGTGGCCGCGGTTGTGGGCGGGATCGCACTCGCCTCAACAGAGCTCGCCGTGCTGGTTGCGGTGATGGCCTTCTCCGTACCTGTGATCGCGGTGCAACCGGTTCTCGGCTTTGCCCTGCTCATCATCCTTGTCGCATCGGTGCGGTTCCTCGGTGCGCAAGGCGGACGAGGCTTCCTGATCTTGGGCATCTCGCTGCTCGGCGCGTTCATCGGCCCTGTGTGGGCCGGGCTCGCCTTGGCCGGCTATCTGCTGGGCGCCGGAGAGGGCGCGCTCGTCGCAGTCGTGGCGTGCCTACTCGTCGAGGCGACGGGAGTCGGCCTGGGACGCACGATGATCGGTGCAACGTGGACCGGCGGCCCAGCGCACGCCATCATCGACTTCACAAAGATGCCGGCGACGCTCTTGTCCTCGCAGTGGGTCGCAAACGCGTTCACCTCGCTGGACGCCAAGTCAGTCTCCAAGACCCTCGACAGCGTGACCAAGCTCTCGCACCCGCTTGCGCTCTTCCTGCAGCCGTGGGCGTGGGCTTTTGGGGCGGCGACCGCCGGCCTTCTGCAAGATGTCGCGCGCAAGAAGCGCAGTCTGATGCTGAGCATCGTGGCAGTGAGTGCGGGTGTTCTTGTAGGAGGCCTCGGCAGCGCTGCGGTCAGCATGGCGCTGGGCATGCCCGTGATCTGGCAGTGGGTCGCGACGTCCATCGCGTCCTCGCTCGTTCTGGTGATCATCTTCGCTGCTGTGTGGGAGAGGCTCTTCCCCCGGGTAAAGGTAGTGTCCAAGGCACCCCGACGCATGACGATGGCGACGGAGGATGCGGACGTCGACGAGCTCCTGAGGCTCATCGCCACCGCCGAGGACCAGCTCGCGACGAACCACACGAGCCAGCGAACCGTGATGATCACCGACATGAAGTCGTTCTCGCGCATGACGGAGGAGGATGGCAGCGTCGCGTCCGCGAAGGCCATCCAGCGCCACCGCGACCTCCTGCTTCCGGTCATACAGCGCTACAACGGCGCCGGGAAGTCCACGGGCGGAGACGGTCTCGTGGCCGCCTTCGAGTCTTCGGCAGACGCCCTGATGGCCGCTGCCGACATGCAGCGCACGCTCGGAGCACACAACACCGCCCACTCCGACGACCGTGAGATCTTCGTGCGTATCGGTATGGCGTACGGCGAGGTCGTCATGGATAAGGGTGGCCGACCCTTCATCGGTACGGGCCTGAACCTTGCCGCCCGCGTGATGAACCTTGCCGATGGCGGCCAGGTATTTGCGACCTCCGATGTGGCGAGCGCCGCCGCAAACGCCGGCGTGACGCCCACGTCGTTCGGCGAGTTCGAACTCAAGAACATCGCCAAGCCCGTCGAGATCGTCGAGATCCTGTGGGAGCCCGACCAGCGTCCGCACGACCCGCGCGTAGCGGGCGCGCCCGTGCTCGACGACGACGCGTAG
- the secE gene encoding preprotein translocase subunit SecE, with protein sequence MMAKATTSDEVVKTNKPGKAAAAPKPGFFARIGNYFRDVRSEMKRVVWPSRSEVINSSVVVIVTLIFFSVFILAVDLVVQQVVTALGSIRIGG encoded by the coding sequence ATGATGGCTAAGGCAACAACCTCTGACGAGGTAGTCAAGACGAATAAGCCGGGCAAGGCGGCCGCGGCTCCCAAGCCGGGCTTCTTCGCTCGCATCGGGAACTACTTCCGCGACGTGCGCTCCGAGATGAAGCGCGTCGTGTGGCCGAGCCGCTCGGAGGTCATCAACTCCAGCGTCGTCGTCATCGTGACGCTCATCTTCTTCTCGGTGTTCATTCTCGCTGTCGACCTCGTCGTACAGCAGGTCGTCACCGCGCTCGGCTCCATCCGGATCGGCGGCTAG
- a CDS encoding cyclic nucleotide-binding domain-containing protein gives MANEEFLARVPIFANCTGEEIAAIAGVAQEGYFQPSQVIVTQGTPGQAFYLVLSGRVEILRDGTSLGAFGPGDFFGEMSLLDQAPRSATIRALDQTTCLMLSSWDFKSLLERHPSIAIKLLEVLSRRLRVADERIGR, from the coding sequence ATGGCTAATGAGGAATTCCTCGCGCGCGTTCCCATCTTTGCGAACTGCACCGGTGAAGAGATAGCTGCTATCGCCGGCGTCGCACAGGAAGGGTACTTCCAGCCTTCGCAGGTCATCGTGACCCAAGGCACCCCCGGTCAGGCGTTCTACTTGGTACTCAGCGGACGGGTTGAGATCCTGCGAGACGGCACCTCCTTGGGCGCATTTGGCCCCGGCGACTTCTTTGGGGAGATGTCGCTGCTCGACCAGGCGCCGCGATCCGCCACCATCCGAGCACTCGATCAGACCACCTGCCTCATGCTGTCGAGTTGGGACTTCAAGTCGCTGCTCGAGCGCCACCCTTCAATCGCAATCAAGCTCCTCGAGGTGCTCAGCCGCAGACTACGGGTCGCCGACGAGCGAATCGGCCGCTGA
- the sigH gene encoding RNA polymerase sporulation sigma factor SigH, with protein sequence MLHHQGAFAHRTGTGRGADVGLVVAARSGDQDASCELVRRYRGLIRSKARSYFLVGADRDDVIQEGMVGLFKAIRDYDPTRQASFHSFAELCVTRQIITAVKSATRRKHSPLNGYISLSRSTSMEEDGERLLSDILAAKEICDPAEIVIAAWETNFIRTGVTDALSPFEAEVLKLYSNGRSYQQIADSLGRHTKAVDNALQRVKRKMETQIRRCNAC encoded by the coding sequence TTGCTTCATCACCAAGGGGCGTTTGCGCACCGAACTGGGACGGGGCGCGGAGCAGATGTAGGACTCGTCGTAGCCGCACGCAGCGGTGACCAGGACGCAAGTTGCGAACTGGTACGACGCTACAGGGGACTCATCCGATCCAAGGCGCGTTCGTACTTCCTCGTCGGCGCAGACCGCGACGACGTCATCCAAGAGGGTATGGTCGGCCTGTTCAAGGCCATTCGCGACTACGACCCCACTCGGCAAGCCAGCTTCCACTCGTTCGCTGAGCTGTGTGTGACGCGGCAGATCATCACTGCGGTGAAGTCGGCGACTCGTCGCAAGCACTCACCCCTCAACGGCTACATCTCGTTGTCGCGATCGACCTCCATGGAGGAGGACGGCGAGCGGCTGCTCTCTGACATCCTTGCCGCGAAGGAGATTTGCGATCCCGCCGAGATAGTGATCGCGGCGTGGGAGACCAACTTCATCCGCACCGGGGTCACCGACGCGCTTTCGCCCTTCGAGGCGGAGGTGCTCAAGCTGTACTCCAACGGGCGGTCGTATCAGCAGATCGCTGATTCGCTCGGTCGACACACGAAGGCCGTGGACAATGCGCTCCAGCGCGTCAAGCGCAAGATGGAGACGCAGATTCGGCGCTGTAACGCCTGCTAG
- the rlmB gene encoding 23S rRNA (guanosine(2251)-2'-O)-methyltransferase RlmB yields MTTTAIEGRNAVIEALRAGVPLKRIMIAEGTKPDRSLDEIARRAGEAGIALDRVPKRALDAASERGAHQGVIAEAKPYAYARLDDVLARARGKKNSLIIALDHVTDPGNLGAIVRTAEVVGADGVLVANRRAAAVTAAAYKASAGALSHVLLAQEANLVRSLERCKSDASYWVAGASEHGSQVAWDAALEGRIVLVMGSEGDGLARLTKETCDFLVRLPQAGKVGSLNVAQAATALSYEWLRRCSLAGE; encoded by the coding sequence ATGACGACGACAGCCATTGAGGGCCGCAACGCGGTCATCGAAGCGCTTCGAGCCGGAGTACCGCTCAAGCGGATTATGATCGCCGAGGGCACCAAGCCCGACCGCTCGCTCGACGAGATCGCGCGGCGTGCCGGCGAGGCCGGTATCGCGCTCGACCGGGTTCCCAAGCGCGCCCTCGACGCTGCGAGCGAACGCGGTGCGCATCAGGGTGTGATCGCGGAGGCGAAGCCCTACGCGTACGCGCGCCTGGATGACGTGCTCGCACGGGCACGGGGCAAGAAGAACTCGCTGATCATCGCACTCGATCACGTGACCGACCCCGGGAACCTCGGTGCGATCGTTCGCACCGCAGAGGTCGTGGGGGCAGACGGAGTGCTCGTCGCGAACCGGCGTGCGGCGGCGGTGACGGCAGCGGCCTACAAGGCATCCGCTGGAGCGTTGTCACACGTCCTCTTGGCGCAGGAGGCCAATCTGGTGCGTTCGCTCGAGCGGTGCAAGAGCGATGCGTCGTACTGGGTGGCCGGGGCCTCGGAGCACGGCTCACAGGTTGCGTGGGACGCTGCCCTTGAAGGCCGCATCGTCTTGGTGATGGGCTCGGAGGGCGACGGGCTTGCCCGACTCACCAAGGAGACTTGCGACTTCCTCGTCCGGCTGCCGCAGGCCGGGAAGGTCGGTTCGCTTAACGTGGCGCAGGCGGCCACGGCGCTTTCGTACGAGTGGCTGAGGCGCTGCTCACTCGCAGGGGAGTGA
- the tuf gene encoding elongation factor Tu: MAKQKFERTKPHVNIGTIGHVDHGKTTLTAAITKRQAEKGFADFTPFDQIDKAPEERERGITIAIAHVEYETENRHYAHVDCPGHADYVKNMITGAAQMDGAILVIAATDGPMAQTREHILLARQVGVPYIVVFLNKCDMVDDEELIELVEMEVRELLNEYEFPGDDTPIVQGSALKALEGDEAWVGKIDDLMAAVDSYIPMPERDIDKPFLMAIEDVFTITGRGTVATGRVERGVVKVGDEIEIVGIHDETKKTVVTGVEMFRKLLDQAQAGDNVGVLLRGIARTEIERGQVLCKPGSVTPHTEFMGQVYILTKEEGGRHTPFFDGYRPQFYFRTTDVTGVAHLPEGTEMVMPGDNVVVRGELIQPIAMEDGLRFAIREGGRTVGSGRVIEIIK; the protein is encoded by the coding sequence ATGGCGAAGCAGAAGTTTGAGCGCACTAAGCCGCACGTCAATATCGGTACGATCGGTCACGTCGACCACGGCAAGACCACCCTCACCGCCGCCATCACGAAGCGCCAGGCCGAGAAGGGCTTCGCGGACTTCACCCCGTTCGATCAGATCGACAAGGCGCCGGAAGAGCGCGAGCGCGGTATTACCATCGCCATCGCGCACGTCGAGTACGAGACCGAGAATCGTCACTACGCTCACGTCGACTGCCCGGGTCACGCTGACTACGTCAAGAACATGATCACCGGTGCAGCCCAGATGGACGGCGCGATCCTCGTCATCGCCGCCACCGACGGCCCCATGGCCCAGACCCGCGAGCACATCCTGCTCGCCCGTCAGGTCGGCGTCCCCTACATCGTGGTCTTCCTGAACAAGTGCGACATGGTCGACGACGAAGAGCTCATCGAGCTCGTCGAGATGGAAGTTCGCGAGCTGCTCAACGAGTACGAGTTCCCGGGCGACGACACCCCGATCGTTCAGGGTTCGGCTCTCAAGGCGCTCGAGGGCGACGAGGCGTGGGTCGGCAAGATCGACGATCTCATGGCTGCCGTCGACTCCTACATCCCGATGCCGGAGCGCGACATCGACAAGCCGTTCCTGATGGCCATCGAAGACGTCTTCACGATCACCGGTCGCGGCACCGTTGCCACCGGCCGTGTCGAGCGTGGCGTGGTCAAGGTCGGCGACGAGATTGAGATCGTCGGTATCCACGACGAGACCAAGAAGACCGTCGTTACCGGCGTCGAGATGTTCCGCAAGCTGCTCGACCAGGCGCAGGCCGGCGACAACGTGGGCGTCCTGCTCCGCGGTATCGCCCGCACCGAGATCGAGCGCGGCCAGGTTCTCTGCAAGCCGGGTTCGGTTACGCCGCACACCGAGTTCATGGGCCAGGTCTACATCCTGACCAAGGAAGAAGGCGGCCGTCACACGCCGTTCTTCGATGGCTACCGTCCGCAGTTCTACTTCCGTACGACTGACGTGACGGGCGTTGCCCACCTTCCCGAGGGCACCGAGATGGTCATGCCGGGCGACAACGTGGTTGTCCGCGGCGAGCTCATCCAGCCGATCGCCATGGAGGACGGCCTCCGCTTCGCTATCCGCGAGGGCGGCCGCACCGTTGGTTCGGGTCGTGTCATCGAGATCATCAAGTAG
- the nusG gene encoding transcription termination/antitermination protein NusG, with protein sequence MAKKWYVIHTYSGYENKVKTNLLHRIQSMGMDEKIFKVEIPTETVTDLKEGGRRVTSEKKVFPGYILVQMELDDESWYVVRNTPGVTGFVGSQGKPVPLSRDEFQRIMKRTEGGPKQRTSTDLVEGQAVKVTSGPLADFDGTISEVNPDAGKVKVMVSIFGRETPVELGFDQVAKL encoded by the coding sequence ATGGCGAAGAAGTGGTACGTCATCCATACCTACTCGGGGTACGAGAACAAGGTCAAGACCAACCTGCTCCACCGCATCCAGTCGATGGGCATGGACGAGAAGATCTTCAAGGTTGAGATTCCCACCGAGACCGTGACCGACCTCAAGGAAGGTGGCCGTCGGGTCACCTCCGAGAAGAAGGTCTTCCCGGGCTACATCCTCGTGCAGATGGAACTCGACGATGAGTCGTGGTACGTCGTGCGCAACACCCCCGGCGTCACCGGCTTCGTCGGTTCGCAGGGCAAGCCGGTACCGCTGTCGCGTGATGAGTTCCAGCGCATCATGAAGCGCACCGAGGGCGGACCGAAGCAGCGTACGTCGACCGATCTGGTCGAGGGACAGGCCGTCAAGGTCACATCGGGTCCGTTGGCCGACTTCGACGGCACGATCTCCGAGGTCAATCCCGATGCCGGCAAGGTCAAGGTCATGGTCTCGATCTTCGGCCGCGAAACGCCGGTCGAACTCGGCTTCGACCAAGTGGCGAAGCTCTAA
- the rpmG gene encoding 50S ribosomal protein L33: MRTLVTLACTECKRRNYTTNKNKQNNPERIEYKKYCKWCKTHTLHKETR; the protein is encoded by the coding sequence ATGCGAACCCTGGTTACGCTGGCGTGCACCGAGTGCAAGCGCCGCAACTACACCACCAACAAGAACAAGCAGAACAATCCCGAGCGGATTGAGTACAAGAAGTACTGCAAGTGGTGCAAGACCCACACGCTTCACAAAGAGACCCGCTAG